Proteins from one Devosia chinhatensis genomic window:
- a CDS encoding MmcB family DNA repair protein, translating into MAEGLPPIVDLRQSATALRVQRGVMRMLRERHDMACFAEVPLANGRRADVLAVGPKGEIWIIEIKSSLIDFQVDRKWPEYREFSDRFFFAKPPELDAEIFPESEGLIVADGHDGAILRDSPDTPLAPARRKALMLKLARMGADRIHILMDPGPRI; encoded by the coding sequence ATGGCTGAGGGTCTGCCGCCCATTGTCGATCTGCGCCAGTCGGCGACGGCGCTGCGGGTGCAGCGTGGCGTCATGCGCATGCTGCGCGAACGGCATGACATGGCGTGCTTTGCCGAGGTGCCGCTCGCCAATGGGCGGCGTGCAGATGTGCTGGCGGTCGGCCCCAAGGGCGAAATCTGGATCATCGAGATCAAGTCGAGCCTGATCGACTTCCAGGTCGACCGAAAATGGCCGGAATATCGCGAGTTCTCCGACCGCTTCTTTTTCGCCAAGCCGCCGGAGCTCGACGCCGAAATCTTTCCTGAAAGCGAAGGACTGATCGTTGCCGACGGCCATGACGGTGCCATTCTGCGCGACAGCCCCGACACTCCGCTTGCCCCGGCGCGGCGCAAGGCGCTGATGCTCAAGCTTGCCCGCATGGGCGCCGACCGTATCCATATCCTGATGGATCCCGGCCCCCGCATCTGA
- a CDS encoding glutathione peroxidase, with amino-acid sequence MTALSDFSLPLLDGTPQDLSAYDGKVVLVVNVASRCGLTPQYEGLEALYRQYRDQGLVILGFPCNQFAGQEPGTSAEIAQFCALTYGVSFPVFERINVNGRWAHPLYKWLKHAAPGTLGEAIKWNFTKFLLDRRGQVVSRHAPTTEPAALAPEIAALL; translated from the coding sequence ATGACCGCTCTGTCCGATTTCAGCCTGCCCCTTCTCGATGGCACGCCGCAGGACCTTTCGGCCTATGACGGCAAGGTTGTGCTGGTGGTCAATGTTGCCTCCCGTTGCGGCCTCACCCCCCAATATGAGGGCCTCGAGGCGCTTTATCGGCAATATCGGGACCAGGGCCTCGTCATCCTCGGCTTTCCCTGCAACCAGTTCGCCGGCCAGGAGCCGGGCACGTCCGCCGAGATCGCCCAGTTCTGCGCCCTGACCTATGGCGTCAGTTTCCCGGTCTTTGAGCGCATCAATGTCAATGGCCGCTGGGCCCATCCGCTCTACAAGTGGCTCAAGCATGCCGCGCCCGGCACCTTGGGCGAGGCCATCAAATGGAACTTCACCAAGTTCCTGCTCGATCGTCGCGGCCAGGTCGTGTCGCGCCATGCTCCCACCACCGAGCCTGCGGCCCTCGCACCCGAGATCGCGGCGCTGCTATAG
- a CDS encoding DUF1236 domain-containing protein, giving the protein MQKLLLASVATLSLGLMAPAIAQDAQAGATIGAAGGGTTGAVVGGLVGGPIGAVIGGFAGAVIGAEAGIETSTIDYVSANPVEPIYIDGALEVGYAVPSGVTVYPSDNPAYGYIYANGRVWIVDMAASTLVYSPGYVVNQSAVDYATANPIGEINAQGDVVVGYVVPEDAQITPVPEDPYYGYVYINGRPAVVDTSTRAVVWFQ; this is encoded by the coding sequence ATGCAGAAACTGCTTCTGGCCTCCGTGGCAACGCTTTCGCTCGGCCTCATGGCCCCCGCAATTGCCCAGGACGCCCAGGCTGGCGCCACCATCGGCGCTGCTGGTGGCGGCACCACGGGCGCCGTGGTCGGCGGCCTGGTCGGCGGCCCCATCGGCGCGGTGATCGGCGGCTTTGCCGGCGCAGTAATCGGCGCCGAGGCCGGCATCGAGACCTCCACCATCGATTATGTCTCGGCCAATCCCGTCGAACCCATCTATATCGATGGTGCGCTCGAAGTCGGCTACGCCGTGCCGTCCGGCGTCACGGTCTATCCGTCCGATAACCCGGCCTATGGCTACATCTATGCCAATGGCCGCGTCTGGATCGTGGACATGGCTGCCTCGACCCTGGTCTACTCGCCCGGCTATGTGGTGAACCAGAGTGCCGTTGATTATGCCACGGCCAACCCCATCGGCGAGATCAATGCCCAGGGCGACGTCGTCGTCGGCTATGTGGTCCCAGAGGACGCCCAAATCACGCCGGTCCCCGAAGACCCCTATTATGGCTATGTCTATATCAATGGCCGCCCGGCCGTGGTCGATACTTCGACCCGCGCCGTGGTCTGGTTCCAGTAA
- a CDS encoding substrate-binding periplasmic protein — MLKSTLLSGAALLLLAAPALAQDLPDLDGRVIHAVTENAYYPLNFAGPDGQGIGLEYDVINEIASRLNASVEWDLTAWDVMIESVRSGQFDVGADGITITEERAQQVDFTQPFITVEQYFLVRADEERITSPESFTEDTDLLFGAQAGTSSFYTAIYDVLDGDEANPRVKTFDSFGAAVQALKAGDVDAVIADQAASAGYIGADPGAFKQAGDAIKSDPFGFILTPGSDLVDPFNAALAQLEAEGWLDERINYWFFDYAAE, encoded by the coding sequence ATGCTCAAGTCCACGCTTCTTTCGGGCGCAGCCCTTTTGCTTCTCGCCGCTCCTGCCTTGGCGCAGGACCTGCCCGATCTCGACGGGCGCGTCATTCATGCGGTCACCGAGAACGCTTATTACCCGCTCAATTTCGCCGGCCCCGACGGGCAGGGCATCGGGCTGGAATATGACGTCATCAACGAGATCGCCAGCCGCCTCAATGCCAGTGTCGAATGGGACCTCACGGCCTGGGACGTGATGATTGAAAGCGTGCGGTCCGGTCAGTTCGATGTCGGTGCCGATGGCATCACCATCACCGAGGAACGTGCCCAGCAGGTTGATTTCACCCAGCCCTTCATCACGGTCGAGCAATATTTCCTCGTCCGCGCCGATGAGGAGCGCATCACCAGCCCCGAGAGCTTCACCGAGGACACAGACCTGCTGTTCGGCGCCCAGGCCGGTACGTCCTCGTTCTATACCGCCATCTATGACGTGCTCGACGGCGACGAAGCCAATCCGCGGGTGAAGACCTTCGACAGCTTCGGGGCGGCCGTGCAGGCGCTCAAGGCCGGCGACGTCGATGCCGTCATCGCCGACCAGGCCGCATCCGCCGGCTATATCGGCGCCGATCCCGGGGCCTTCAAGCAGGCTGGCGATGCCATCAAGTCTGATCCCTTCGGCTTCATCCTCACCCCCGGTTCAGACCTCGTTGACCCCTTCAACGCCGCGCTGGCTCAGCTCGAAGCCGAAGGCTGGCTCGATGAGCGCATCAATTACTGGTTCTTCGACTACGCGGCGGAATAG
- the rbfA gene encoding 30S ribosome-binding factor RbfA — MKKDHKPTGPSQRMLRVGELVRHALAAMFARGEIEDEALRVAVVTVPEVRMTPDLKIANAYVMPLGGAHADEIVAALNRHRKFVRGRIAPQIDLKYAPEIRFFVDDTFEEAGRIDALLRSDRVKRDLDDEPDDSEG; from the coding sequence ATGAAAAAAGACCATAAGCCTACAGGCCCCAGCCAGCGCATGCTGCGTGTCGGTGAACTGGTCCGCCACGCCCTGGCGGCCATGTTTGCGCGCGGAGAAATCGAGGACGAAGCCTTGCGTGTCGCGGTGGTGACCGTGCCGGAAGTGCGCATGACGCCCGACCTCAAGATCGCCAATGCCTATGTCATGCCGCTGGGCGGCGCCCATGCCGACGAGATCGTGGCGGCGCTGAACCGCCATCGCAAGTTCGTACGCGGCCGGATCGCGCCGCAGATCGACCTCAAATATGCCCCTGAAATCCGCTTCTTCGTCGATGACACATTCGAGGAAGCCGGGCGGATCGACGCCCTGTTGCGTTCGGATCGCGTCAAGCGCGATCTCGATGACGAACCTGACGACAGCGAAGGCTGA
- a CDS encoding SelT/SelW/SelH family protein, translating to MTSPAAPRVEIAYCTQCNWMLRAAWMAQELLSTFALDLGGVTLVPGTGGIFEIRIDGHLVWERKRDNGFPDSRVLKQLVRDHIDPERDLGHLDRVAPPS from the coding sequence ATGACAAGTCCCGCCGCGCCGCGCGTCGAGATCGCCTATTGCACCCAGTGCAATTGGATGCTCCGCGCCGCCTGGATGGCGCAGGAACTGCTTTCCACCTTTGCGCTCGATCTGGGTGGGGTCACCCTCGTTCCGGGCACCGGCGGCATTTTCGAAATCCGCATCGATGGCCACCTGGTCTGGGAGCGCAAGCGCGACAATGGCTTTCCCGACAGCCGCGTGCTCAAGCAATTGGTGCGCGATCACATCGATCCCGAGCGCGATCTCGGCCATCTCGATCGCGTCGCGCCGCCATCATAA
- a CDS encoding MFS transporter — translation MRFGLSLPPQITVFGAFFVYSFCMGSMFPRLPDIQRAMGVGEGQLGLALIGSAFGTLISLTFAGRLLEAVGYRRVLLVAIPLLSVFYALSMWADGPLMFFLLLVPVGLTIGAIEVIINIEADRVEHAVGKRIMSRAHAFWSLGFFSAGMVGAFIAQMGISPQWHLAGMIPVILIVTLILLGKFQPAPHRSGSSTDETPRLAKPTFTIMMLVGVCLSAMLMEGAGIDWSAIYMRDMFGAEPFWAGFAVAVVAGSQAFARFFADGFVERYSPVNVARVLLCILGIGVIIVFLAPSAWAAYLGFAMIGIGSSALFPLAMSAAAQQTDRPAAINVAALAQFSFTAFLLGPPLLGFVAEHYGIQWTFGVGLPLVLLGLTTAHALRPRPVSRLVTP, via the coding sequence ATGCGATTCGGCCTCTCCCTGCCGCCCCAGATCACGGTCTTCGGGGCGTTTTTCGTTTATTCATTTTGCATGGGATCCATGTTTCCACGGCTGCCCGACATCCAGCGGGCCATGGGCGTGGGCGAGGGACAATTGGGCCTGGCGCTGATCGGTTCGGCCTTCGGAACGTTGATTTCATTGACATTTGCCGGCCGCCTGCTCGAGGCCGTGGGCTATCGCCGGGTGCTGCTGGTCGCCATTCCATTGCTCTCGGTATTCTACGCTCTGTCCATGTGGGCAGACGGCCCGCTCATGTTCTTCCTGCTGCTGGTGCCGGTGGGCCTCACCATCGGGGCCATCGAGGTGATCATCAATATCGAGGCAGACCGCGTCGAGCACGCCGTCGGCAAGCGCATCATGAGCCGTGCCCACGCCTTCTGGAGCCTCGGCTTTTTCTCCGCCGGCATGGTCGGCGCCTTCATTGCGCAAATGGGCATTTCCCCGCAATGGCACCTGGCCGGCATGATCCCGGTCATCCTTATAGTGACGTTGATTTTGCTCGGGAAATTTCAGCCCGCCCCCCATCGCTCCGGCTCCAGCACCGATGAAACGCCACGCTTGGCCAAGCCCACTTTCACCATCATGATGCTGGTCGGCGTCTGTCTGTCGGCCATGCTCATGGAAGGTGCCGGGATCGACTGGTCGGCCATCTACATGCGCGACATGTTCGGTGCCGAGCCGTTCTGGGCCGGCTTCGCCGTTGCCGTCGTCGCCGGCTCGCAGGCCTTTGCCAGGTTCTTCGCCGATGGCTTTGTCGAGCGCTATAGTCCGGTCAACGTGGCCCGGGTCCTGCTGTGCATCCTGGGCATAGGGGTCATCATCGTCTTCCTCGCGCCATCCGCCTGGGCGGCCTATCTGGGCTTTGCCATGATCGGTATCGGCTCGAGCGCACTGTTTCCGCTGGCCATGTCGGCGGCGGCGCAGCAGACCGACCGACCCGCCGCCATCAACGTCGCGGCGCTCGCCCAGTTTTCCTTCACCGCATTCCTCCTCGGCCCGCCGCTCCTGGGCTTTGTGGCTGAGCATTACGGCATTCAGTGGACCTTTGGTGTCGGCCTGCCGCTGGTGCTGCTGGGCCTGACAACCGCGCATGCCCTGCGCCCTCGTCCGGTTTCAAGGCTTGTCACGCCATGA
- a CDS encoding MFS transporter → MIAPQHRIYACFFFFAVTTGALMARLPDIQAHLDVTKAELGLTMIGMAIGSLISLTLGAPVIERLGFRTTAFFTTLTPAILFATIPWLPSAPAMFAVLFVVGLLSGALEINLNVEIDRLEAQTGRRFMNRAHGFWSVGFFITALFGAVIRQSGLSAALHMGLVALIVVLVGGYLIYGATNAPKPVRGDGDADHHRFAFPTLALLPLCLIGFAAFLVEGAGIDWSAIYMGEVFAVEPFVGGMGLTLFAFFMALMRLTADPIVTRYGPRNVAMVMLAFASLGALLVGIAPSPELALLGFALMGAGCSAVYPLAVSAAAQRTDRPAAVNVAALGQVSFVVFFLAPPLLGFVAEFIDIRASYLVCLPLLLAGLWASSFALGTHKVETPLHMPPEPIGPNG, encoded by the coding sequence ATGATCGCCCCTCAGCATCGCATCTATGCCTGCTTCTTCTTCTTCGCCGTCACCACAGGCGCCCTCATGGCGCGCCTGCCTGATATCCAGGCGCATCTCGATGTCACCAAGGCAGAGCTGGGACTGACCATGATCGGCATGGCCATCGGCTCGCTGATCTCGCTCACTCTGGGCGCGCCGGTGATCGAGCGGCTCGGTTTCCGAACCACGGCGTTTTTTACCACGCTCACGCCTGCGATCCTCTTTGCAACTATCCCCTGGCTGCCCTCGGCCCCCGCCATGTTCGCCGTGCTGTTCGTCGTCGGTCTGCTTTCGGGCGCGCTGGAGATCAATCTCAATGTCGAGATCGACCGTCTCGAAGCGCAGACGGGCCGGCGGTTCATGAACCGGGCGCATGGCTTCTGGAGCGTCGGATTTTTCATCACGGCCCTGTTCGGCGCCGTAATCCGCCAGTCAGGTCTTTCGGCAGCCCTGCATATGGGTCTTGTCGCGCTGATCGTTGTGCTTGTCGGTGGTTACCTCATCTACGGCGCCACCAATGCGCCCAAACCGGTCCGCGGCGATGGCGATGCCGATCACCATCGTTTCGCCTTCCCCACCTTGGCGCTGCTGCCGCTTTGTCTCATCGGCTTTGCCGCCTTTCTCGTCGAAGGCGCGGGCATCGACTGGTCCGCTATCTATATGGGTGAGGTCTTCGCGGTGGAGCCCTTCGTGGGGGGCATGGGCCTCACGCTGTTTGCCTTCTTCATGGCGCTGATGCGCCTGACGGCCGATCCCATCGTCACCCGCTATGGCCCGCGTAACGTGGCCATGGTCATGTTGGCCTTTGCCAGCCTCGGCGCACTTCTCGTTGGCATCGCGCCCTCGCCGGAGCTGGCGCTTCTCGGTTTTGCCCTGATGGGCGCGGGCTGCTCGGCAGTCTATCCCCTGGCCGTGTCGGCTGCTGCGCAGCGCACCGACCGCCCTGCCGCGGTCAACGTGGCAGCGCTCGGACAGGTGAGCTTCGTCGTGTTCTTCCTGGCCCCGCCGCTCCTGGGCTTCGTGGCCGAATTCATCGACATCCGGGCGTCCTATCTCGTCTGCCTGCCCCTGCTTCTGGCGGGGCTCTGGGCGTCCAGCTTTGCCCTGGGTACGCACAAGGTCGAAACGCCCTTGCATATGCCGCCCGAGCCGATCGGGCCCAATGGCTGA
- the truB gene encoding tRNA pseudouridine(55) synthase TruB encodes MTQVRSKKRAISGWIVLDKPYDMTSTQAVGKVRWLLSAAKAGHAGTLDPLATGILPIALGEATKAVPQIQDGTKVYRFTIGWGRATTTDDAEGEVIATSDKRADQGALEAVLPRFIGTILQRPPAFSAIKVDGERAYDLARAGETVELAARPVDIDTISIVEHGGEASTLEVTCGKGTYVRSLARDIAEALGTVGHVTKLHRAAVGPFTDADAVTIDMLEAAEAGPARDALMAPVARGLADLKEIRLDAGQAGAVSHGNSVLLTGAAAPAQLDECWVSFKGQVLATGSVEYGQFKPRRVFNL; translated from the coding sequence TTGACCCAAGTCCGTTCCAAGAAGCGCGCCATCTCCGGATGGATCGTGCTCGACAAGCCTTATGACATGACCTCTACCCAGGCCGTGGGCAAGGTGCGCTGGCTTTTGTCCGCCGCCAAGGCCGGTCATGCCGGAACGCTTGACCCCCTGGCGACAGGTATCCTGCCGATCGCCCTGGGCGAAGCGACCAAGGCCGTGCCGCAGATTCAGGACGGCACCAAGGTCTATCGGTTCACAATAGGGTGGGGTCGCGCGACGACCACGGACGATGCCGAGGGGGAGGTCATAGCCACCTCGGACAAACGAGCTGACCAAGGGGCTCTCGAGGCCGTGCTGCCGCGCTTTATCGGAACGATCCTGCAGCGGCCGCCCGCATTTTCGGCCATCAAGGTCGATGGCGAACGCGCCTATGATCTGGCGCGCGCCGGCGAGACCGTCGAACTGGCGGCACGCCCCGTGGATATCGATACCATAAGCATTGTCGAACACGGCGGCGAGGCCAGTACGTTGGAAGTGACCTGCGGCAAGGGCACCTATGTCCGCTCGCTGGCACGTGACATCGCCGAGGCTCTGGGCACAGTCGGCCATGTGACAAAGCTGCACCGGGCCGCCGTGGGTCCGTTTACAGATGCCGATGCAGTCACGATCGACATGCTGGAAGCGGCCGAAGCCGGCCCGGCACGCGACGCCCTGATGGCTCCGGTGGCCCGCGGTCTGGCCGATCTTAAGGAAATCCGCCTCGATGCCGGGCAGGCAGGCGCTGTGTCGCACGGCAATTCCGTCCTCCTGACCGGTGCTGCCGCGCCAGCCCAGCTTGACGAGTGCTGGGTCAGCTTCAAGGGACAGGTATTGGCCACCGGATCGGTCGAATATGGCCAGTTCAAGCCGCGGCGGGTTTTCAACCTTTAG
- a CDS encoding septal ring lytic transglycosylase RlpA family protein: MTKKAVIAAICAASVLSFSSAAYAQCGGASWYGPGFHGKKAASGETFNENAMTAAHRSLPFGTKVEVVDQRTGNSIEVTINDRGPFHGKRIIDLSKAAATALGFRNRGVTTVCIAQE, encoded by the coding sequence TTGACTAAGAAAGCCGTTATCGCCGCCATCTGTGCTGCAAGTGTCTTGAGTTTTTCCAGTGCAGCCTATGCCCAATGTGGCGGCGCTTCCTGGTACGGCCCCGGCTTCCACGGGAAGAAGGCCGCATCGGGTGAAACCTTCAACGAGAACGCCATGACGGCGGCGCATCGTTCCCTGCCATTCGGCACCAAGGTCGAAGTGGTCGACCAGCGCACCGGCAATTCGATCGAGGTCACGATCAATGATCGCGGCCCTTTCCACGGCAAGCGCATCATCGATCTGTCCAAGGCTGCTGCCACCGCACTCGGCTTCCGCAATCGCGGCGTCACCACGGTGTGCATCGCTCAGGAATAG
- a CDS encoding CreA family protein, whose product MHHVARVAILGFTALALAACGRGGEVGNVGVDWTGNDISIEAVADPDVQGVVCHLAFFNRSFIDRVSQGNWFEDPSYSALDCSAIGPITIGNVRTSAGGQEIFQQGRSLIWKSLRVTRIYDAANNALIYLGHAREIQQGSGKMSLSVVPLNGLDVTWTNGAPASQPMQGSIMVTGE is encoded by the coding sequence ATGCACCATGTCGCGCGCGTCGCCATTCTCGGTTTTACCGCTCTGGCCCTGGCGGCCTGTGGCCGCGGCGGGGAGGTGGGCAATGTCGGCGTCGACTGGACCGGCAACGATATTTCCATCGAGGCGGTGGCCGACCCCGATGTGCAGGGCGTCGTCTGCCACCTGGCTTTCTTCAACCGCTCCTTCATCGACCGGGTGAGCCAAGGCAATTGGTTCGAGGACCCGTCCTATTCCGCGCTCGATTGCTCGGCCATCGGCCCGATCACCATCGGCAATGTCCGCACCAGCGCCGGCGGTCAGGAAATCTTCCAGCAAGGTCGCTCGCTCATCTGGAAGTCGCTTCGGGTCACCCGCATCTATGATGCGGCAAACAATGCTCTGATCTATCTCGGCCATGCGCGCGAAATCCAGCAGGGCTCGGGCAAGATGAGCCTGTCGGTCGTGCCGCTCAATGGGCTCGACGTTACCTGGACCAATGGTGCCCCGGCCTCCCAGCCCATGCAGGGTTCAATCATGGTCACCGGCGAATAG
- a CDS encoding peroxiredoxin produces MAILIGDTAPDFTLESTEGTIHFHDYIEGSWAVLFSHPKNFTPVCTTELGYTAKLKPEFEKRGVKVLGLSVDKLEDHGGWAKDIEETQGAALNFPLLADTEGKVARLYDMIHPNADNTLTVRSVFVVGPDKKVKLKIEYPASTGRNFDEVLRVIDSLQLTAKHQVATPVNWKSGEDVIIVPAVSNEQAKTKYPEGWKELKPYLRIVPQPRG; encoded by the coding sequence ATGGCGATCCTGATTGGCGATACCGCCCCAGATTTCACCCTCGAATCCACCGAGGGCACCATCCATTTTCACGACTATATCGAAGGCTCCTGGGCTGTCCTGTTCAGCCATCCCAAGAACTTCACCCCGGTCTGCACCACAGAATTGGGCTATACCGCCAAGCTCAAGCCGGAATTCGAAAAGCGCGGCGTCAAGGTGCTGGGGCTTTCGGTAGACAAGCTCGAGGATCACGGCGGCTGGGCCAAGGATATCGAGGAAACCCAGGGCGCCGCCCTCAACTTTCCGCTCCTGGCCGATACCGAGGGCAAGGTGGCCCGTCTTTACGACATGATCCACCCCAATGCCGACAATACGCTGACCGTCCGCTCGGTCTTCGTCGTCGGCCCCGACAAGAAGGTCAAGCTCAAGATCGAATACCCGGCCTCCACCGGCCGCAATTTCGATGAGGTTCTGCGCGTCATCGACAGCCTGCAGCTCACCGCCAAGCACCAGGTCGCGACGCCGGTCAACTGGAAGAGCGGCGAAGACGTCATCATCGTTCCCGCCGTCTCCAACGAACAGGCCAAGACCAAATATCCTGAAGGCTGGAAGGAGCTGAAGCCCTACCTGCGCATCGTGCCCCAGCCGCGCGGCTGA
- a CDS encoding MFS transporter, translated as MILAHWRIAALFFIHALAIGAVQTRIPDLQVLNGLSEAQLGLVLMGQPLGGLPMFLVSSAIIERFGPRRVILWFLPVVIVTSALAGILLHPIALFVMLALNGVGFSLTNIAINVEADRVEATSGARIMNTCHGIWSVGFLATALIGATMRGLSISPALHLSFMAPILVILLLIIIRPMPISVPRPHAGETRRRLALPTLATLGLVAFGLGAGLTEGASRAWAIIYLRDSFDVAPWVQSLALPALVAAMAICRLGADRVLDRFEPVLVARALALVAISGLAMVVLAPNAWLGLFAFVLVGIGICVLYPLMLSAAARLGDRPASQNVASVTLVFQLVNLGAPVLIGAVAQGLGVRMAFAVLIPLLVLTFVMAGQLRPKG; from the coding sequence ATGATTTTGGCCCATTGGCGCATCGCCGCGCTCTTCTTCATCCACGCCCTGGCCATTGGTGCCGTGCAGACCCGCATTCCGGACCTGCAGGTGCTCAATGGCCTCTCGGAAGCGCAACTGGGCCTTGTGCTCATGGGTCAGCCGCTGGGCGGGCTGCCTATGTTCCTCGTCTCCAGCGCCATCATCGAGCGCTTTGGCCCCCGTAGGGTCATTCTCTGGTTTCTTCCCGTAGTGATCGTCACTTCCGCCCTGGCAGGCATTTTGCTGCATCCGATCGCCCTTTTTGTGATGCTGGCCCTCAACGGGGTGGGATTTTCCCTCACCAACATTGCCATCAATGTCGAGGCTGACCGGGTGGAGGCCACGTCCGGGGCGCGCATCATGAACACCTGCCACGGCATCTGGAGCGTTGGCTTTCTGGCCACGGCCCTGATCGGAGCCACGATGCGCGGCCTCTCTATTTCGCCAGCCCTGCACTTAAGCTTCATGGCGCCAATCCTGGTCATTCTGCTGCTGATAATCATCCGACCCATGCCAATATCGGTGCCGCGCCCGCATGCCGGGGAGACACGGCGTCGTCTGGCGCTGCCGACCCTGGCCACCCTGGGCCTTGTGGCCTTCGGGCTGGGCGCGGGCCTTACCGAGGGAGCGTCCCGGGCCTGGGCCATCATCTATCTGCGCGACAGTTTCGACGTCGCACCCTGGGTGCAGTCGCTCGCACTGCCGGCGCTGGTCGCCGCCATGGCCATCTGCCGGCTGGGCGCCGACCGGGTGCTTGACCGTTTCGAGCCCGTCCTTGTGGCCCGGGCGCTGGCACTGGTCGCAATATCGGGGCTGGCCATGGTCGTGCTGGCGCCCAATGCATGGCTGGGGCTCTTCGCGTTTGTACTGGTCGGTATCGGCATCTGCGTGCTCTACCCGCTGATGTTGTCGGCCGCTGCGCGCCTGGGCGACCGCCCGGCTTCGCAGAACGTCGCCTCGGTGACACTGGTCTTTCAGCTGGTCAATCTCGGCGCTCCGGTGTTGATCGGCGCCGTGGCTCAGGGGCTTGGCGTGCGGATGGCCTTTGCCGTCCTCATCCCGCTGCTTGTGCTCACCTTTGTCATGGCAGGCCAGCTCAGGCCTAAAGGTTGA
- a CDS encoding amino acid ABC transporter permease has protein sequence MTARPHRRPSLFARLPYWLLAILLLLVLGLWAITSDQTYSGIFQSLVGGVFTTLWVTCIAFVAATVLGLLVALARTSSIRPLRELATFYVEIIRGIPILVFLFYIAFVAAPAMVGAFNWVLAPFIDWGWIAPATVRGFDFVWRAIFALTVCYSAFIAEVFRAGIEAVGRGQIEAARSLGLSRWHCFRLIIFPQALRTILPPLGNDFVSMVKDSALVSALGVQDITQLGKLSASSSFLFFETYNVVAFLYLTMTISLSLLVRWLERFMDRKASR, from the coding sequence ATGACCGCTCGCCCCCATCGCCGTCCGTCGCTGTTTGCGCGCCTGCCCTATTGGCTCCTCGCCATTCTGCTGCTCCTCGTGCTCGGACTCTGGGCCATCACCAGCGACCAGACCTATTCGGGCATTTTCCAGTCGCTGGTGGGCGGCGTCTTCACCACGCTCTGGGTCACCTGCATCGCCTTTGTCGCAGCGACCGTGCTGGGCCTGCTGGTGGCGCTGGCCCGCACGTCATCCATCCGCCCCCTGCGCGAGCTCGCCACCTTTTATGTCGAGATCATCCGCGGCATCCCTATCCTGGTCTTTCTGTTCTACATCGCCTTCGTGGCCGCTCCGGCCATGGTGGGCGCGTTCAACTGGGTATTGGCGCCCTTTATTGACTGGGGCTGGATCGCCCCGGCCACCGTGCGTGGCTTCGATTTCGTCTGGCGCGCCATATTCGCGCTCACCGTCTGCTATTCCGCCTTCATTGCCGAAGTGTTCCGCGCCGGCATCGAAGCGGTTGGGCGCGGCCAGATCGAGGCGGCGCGCTCGCTCGGCCTGTCGCGCTGGCATTGCTTCCGGCTGATCATCTTTCCCCAGGCCCTGCGCACCATCCTGCCGCCGCTGGGCAATGACTTCGTCTCCATGGTCAAGGACAGCGCCCTGGTCTCGGCGCTGGGCGTGCAGGACATCACCCAGCTCGGCAAGCTTTCGGCCTCCTCGAGCTTCCTGTTCTTCGAAACCTACAATGTCGTGGCCTTCCTCTATCTCACCATGACCATTTCGCTCTCCCTCCTCGTCCGCTGGCTGGAGCGGTTCATGGACCGCAAAGCCAGCCGCTAG
- a CDS encoding DUF1428 domain-containing protein, translating into MTYIEGFLAAVPKANKALYIAHARAAADLIRSWGATRVVENWGDDVPHGETNDFYGAVQAREDEVIIFSWIEYPDKATRDIVSHKMMNDPAMMNVPDMPFDGRRMIFGGFQTLFSV; encoded by the coding sequence ATGACCTATATCGAAGGCTTCCTCGCCGCCGTTCCCAAGGCCAACAAGGCGCTCTATATCGCCCATGCCCGCGCCGCCGCCGACCTCATCAGGTCCTGGGGCGCCACGCGCGTCGTCGAGAACTGGGGCGATGACGTGCCGCACGGCGAGACGAATGATTTCTACGGCGCCGTCCAGGCCCGCGAGGATGAGGTCATCATCTTTTCCTGGATCGAATATCCCGATAAGGCGACGCGCGACATCGTCTCCCACAAGATGATGAACGACCCCGCCATGATGAATGTCCCCGACATGCCCTTCGATGGCCGGCGCATGATCTTCGGCGGCTTCCAGACCCTGTTCTCGGTCTAG